The genome window CGCCACCATGGACCGCCTGTCCGAGGAGCACCGCACCGCCGTCACCGAGGCCGCCGCCGAATCCACTGCCTTCCACAAGACCGTGTGGGACGCCGCCGTCGAGGCCGCCGCCACGGAAGCCGCCCAGCAGTTCGACGTGCAGTTCTACGAGCCCGACCTGGCGCCGTTCCGCGAGGCCGTGGCGCCCATGTATGACGAGCTGGACGCGGGCAATGCCGCCGTCGTGGACCAGATCCGCGCCGCCGGGGGGGCCTGATGGACCGGCTGCGGCGCGGGCTGGACCTTGCCTTGGGCAGCCTGTGCTGCGGCCTTCTGCTGGTGCTGGTGGCAGTCCTGGTCTGGCAGGTCTTCAGCCGCTATGCGTTGAACGCGCCCTCGTCCGTGACCGAGGAGATCCTGCGCTACGGGGTCATCTGGATGTCGCTGCTGGGGGCGGCCTATGCCACCGGGCGCGGCGCCCATATGAGCGTCGACATGCTGCGCGACCGGCTGGCCCCGCGCGGGCGGCTGCGGCTGGACGCGTTGGTCGCGGTGGCCTTCGTGGCCTTCGCGGGCATCGTGCTGATCTGGGGCGGGATGAAGGGCGTCAACATCGCCGCCCGCCAGACCAGCGCGGTCATGCGCATCCCGATGAGCTGGGTCTATCTGTCGCTGCCGGTCAGCGGCGGGCTGATGATCGCCTATGCGCTGCTGAACCTGGGCGATCTGATGCGGGGGCGG of Paracoccus liaowanqingii contains these proteins:
- a CDS encoding TRAP transporter small permease, producing MDRLRRGLDLALGSLCCGLLLVLVAVLVWQVFSRYALNAPSSVTEEILRYGVIWMSLLGAAYATGRGAHMSVDMLRDRLAPRGRLRLDALVAVAFVAFAGIVLIWGGMKGVNIAARQTSAVMRIPMSWVYLSLPVSGGLMIAYALLNLGDLMRGRTRHLDSETQAEMMGE